One Manihot esculenta cultivar AM560-2 chromosome 6, M.esculenta_v8, whole genome shotgun sequence DNA segment encodes these proteins:
- the LOC110616665 gene encoding macrophage migration inhibitory factor homolog — protein sequence MPTLNLFTNLPVDAVTTSDILKDATKAVSRIIGKPESYVMIVLNGGVPIAFAGTEEPAAYGELISIGGLGPSVNGKLSSTIAEILQTKLSIDSSRFYIKFYDVQRSFFGFNGSTF from the exons ATGCCTACCTTGAATCTCTTCACTAACCTACCAGTGGATGCAGTCACCACCTCTGATATTCTCAAAGATGCCACCAAAGCTGTTTCTAGAATTATTGGCAAGCCTGAATCC TATGTAATGATTGTGCTGAATGGTGGAGTGCCTATTGCATTTGCCGGCACTGAAGAACCAGCTGCATATGGAGAGTTGATCTCAATTGGGGGCCTTGGGCCTAGTGTTAATGGAAAATTGAGTTCAACTATTGCAGAAATCCTTCAAACAAAGCTCTCTATAGATAGCTCTCGCTTctacataaaattttatgatgTTCAG CGCTCCTTCTTTGGCTTTAATGGCTCAACTTTCTGA